Proteins encoded in a region of the Psychromicrobium lacuslunae genome:
- a CDS encoding nicotinamidase gives MPKALIIVDVQNDFCEGGSLAVSGGEEVATGISELLDSTFGAESREFDYVLATQDWHIDPGSHFSETPDFIDSWPVHCVAGSKGAQLHPNLDTEYVDAYFRKGKYQAAYSGFEGFLAPEDEVPTGPRNPEQTENPENSESSGDVGYDGDDDGPSLDEWLQEHEVDSVSIVGLATDYCVRATALDAVSAGYEVTLLSELCAGIDPAGSQAALTELTEAGVEII, from the coding sequence ATGCCCAAAGCGCTGATCATTGTCGATGTGCAAAATGACTTCTGCGAGGGCGGTTCTCTCGCGGTCAGCGGCGGCGAGGAAGTCGCCACCGGCATTTCGGAACTACTAGATTCCACCTTTGGCGCCGAAAGCCGTGAATTCGATTATGTGCTGGCTACTCAGGACTGGCATATTGACCCGGGCAGTCATTTTTCCGAGACCCCAGACTTTATCGACTCCTGGCCGGTGCACTGCGTGGCCGGGAGCAAGGGGGCTCAACTCCATCCGAACCTGGATACCGAGTATGTGGACGCATACTTCCGCAAGGGCAAGTATCAGGCCGCCTATTCAGGGTTTGAGGGTTTCTTAGCTCCCGAAGACGAAGTGCCCACCGGGCCACGAAATCCCGAGCAGACCGAAAACCCCGAAAACTCAGAGAGCTCCGGGGACGTGGGGTACGACGGGGACGACGATGGGCCGAGCCTTGATGAGTGGCTGCAAGAGCACGAGGTCGACTCGGTCAGCATTGTCGGCCTAGCTACCGACTATTGCGTCCGGGCTACCGCCTTGGACGCAGTTTCGGCGGGCTACGAGGTGACCCTGCTCAGCGAGCTCTGCGCCGGAATCGATCCAGCCGGTAGTCAGGCTGCGCTGACCGAGCTCACCGAGGCTGGCGTCGAAATTATCTAA
- a CDS encoding ABC transporter ATP-binding protein, with protein MTENAQLSPSAMSIRGLFKRFGEKVAVNGVNLEVPAGSFYGLVGPNGAGKTTTLSMATGLLRPDGGEAWVHGVNVWQDPLAAKKVMGILPDGVRLFDRLSGEQLVTYSGLLRGMDRETVQTRVKDLLDALDLSKDAGTLVVDYSAGMTKKIALASALIHAPRVLILDEPFESVDPISAANIRDILSDYVRSGGTVIVSSHVMDLVQRMCDHVAVIAAGNVLAAGTVDEVRAGQSLEDRFVELVGGRNHGEGLSWLRT; from the coding sequence ATGACGGAGAACGCGCAACTCTCGCCCTCGGCGATGAGTATTCGAGGACTTTTCAAACGCTTCGGCGAAAAAGTAGCCGTAAACGGGGTGAACCTGGAGGTCCCCGCAGGCTCGTTCTACGGGCTGGTCGGCCCGAATGGAGCGGGGAAAACCACCACCCTGTCAATGGCTACCGGGTTGTTACGACCCGACGGCGGTGAAGCCTGGGTGCATGGCGTCAACGTCTGGCAAGACCCGCTGGCCGCAAAGAAGGTAATGGGGATTTTGCCTGATGGGGTGCGGCTCTTTGACCGGCTGAGCGGGGAACAACTAGTAACTTATTCAGGGCTGCTGCGCGGCATGGACCGGGAGACCGTACAAACTCGGGTGAAAGACCTGCTCGATGCGCTTGACCTGAGCAAGGACGCTGGCACCCTGGTGGTCGACTATTCAGCCGGTATGACCAAGAAGATCGCGCTGGCCTCTGCCCTCATTCACGCGCCTCGGGTGCTCATCCTGGATGAGCCTTTCGAATCAGTCGACCCAATCTCCGCCGCCAATATCAGAGATATTCTCAGTGATTATGTGCGCTCTGGGGGCACCGTGATTGTCTCCAGTCATGTGATGGATCTGGTGCAGCGGATGTGTGATCATGTCGCGGTGATTGCGGCCGGCAATGTGCTGGCGGCGGGCACAGTAGATGAGGTGCGGGCCGGGCAGAGCCTGGAAGACCGTTTCGTCGAGCTAGTCGGCGGGCGCAATCACGGAGAGGGGCTCTCATGGTTGCGCACCTAG
- a CDS encoding DEAD/DEAH box helicase: MTETLFGPDSAGSGANAPDPVLPPAYPDRAAWGTAQKLRAWQSEALHKYFTEAPQDFLAVATPGAGKTTFALTAARTLLDGGQINRITIVTPTDHLKRQWADAAARVGIAIDPNFKNADGRHGRDFTGVAVTYAQVASKPALHRAKTEAGKTLVILDEVHHAGDALSWGDGIREAFEPAQRRLALTGTPFRSDTSPIPFVEYAEDRDGIRRSRSDYSYGYGEALKDHVVRPVIFMAYSGQMRWRTSAGEEVAATLGAAVTKDITAQAWRTALNPGGEWIPAVLAAADKRLSEVRRTVPDAGALVIATDHEDARAYAGQLKKLTGESPTVILSDDSRASSKIEEFSANTSRWMVAVRMVSEGVDVPRLAVGVYATSTSTPLFFAQAVGRFVRARKRGETASIFLPSVPQLMGLANELELERDHALDRPEQEADGFQTEDAEMLEANREEKASDGQQKSAFEALESQASFDRVLFDGGEFGHAGEIGSEEEQDFLGIPGLLDADQVATLLRQRQAEQVSRRRTKPQPQAAAIPDHRQLMDLRNELAKNVSAWSARTGTPHGVVHTELRKLCGGPAVAQANEAQLEERIRRLQGWFIGRK; the protein is encoded by the coding sequence GTGACTGAAACCCTCTTTGGGCCCGATTCCGCTGGCTCGGGTGCCAATGCGCCTGACCCTGTGCTGCCTCCGGCATACCCGGATCGTGCTGCCTGGGGCACCGCCCAGAAGCTGCGTGCCTGGCAGTCAGAAGCGCTACACAAATACTTCACCGAAGCGCCGCAGGACTTTCTTGCGGTGGCTACCCCCGGTGCCGGTAAAACTACCTTCGCATTGACCGCTGCTCGGACCTTACTGGATGGTGGCCAAATCAATCGGATCACCATCGTCACGCCGACCGACCACCTGAAGCGACAGTGGGCGGATGCTGCCGCGCGGGTGGGCATCGCGATTGACCCAAACTTCAAGAACGCCGATGGCAGACATGGTCGCGACTTCACCGGCGTCGCGGTAACCTATGCGCAGGTCGCTTCGAAGCCGGCCCTACACCGTGCTAAAACCGAAGCCGGAAAGACTTTGGTCATTCTTGACGAGGTGCACCACGCCGGTGACGCGCTCTCCTGGGGCGACGGCATTAGGGAGGCCTTCGAGCCAGCGCAGCGGCGACTGGCACTAACCGGAACGCCGTTCCGCTCCGACACCTCGCCGATCCCTTTCGTGGAGTATGCCGAGGATCGTGACGGCATTAGGCGCTCTCGTTCCGACTACAGCTACGGCTATGGGGAAGCGCTTAAGGATCACGTGGTTCGCCCGGTGATCTTCATGGCCTACTCGGGGCAGATGCGTTGGCGAACCAGTGCCGGGGAGGAAGTTGCCGCAACGCTCGGTGCGGCGGTAACCAAAGACATTACCGCTCAGGCCTGGCGAACCGCGCTTAACCCCGGTGGCGAGTGGATCCCGGCGGTCTTAGCTGCCGCGGATAAGCGCCTCTCCGAGGTGCGGCGTACCGTTCCCGATGCCGGTGCCTTGGTGATTGCCACCGATCATGAAGATGCTAGGGCCTATGCAGGCCAGCTGAAAAAACTGACCGGTGAATCTCCTACCGTGATTCTTTCCGACGACTCTCGAGCTTCTAGCAAGATCGAAGAATTTAGCGCCAACACCAGCCGTTGGATGGTGGCCGTTCGGATGGTCTCCGAAGGCGTCGACGTGCCGCGGCTAGCCGTCGGGGTCTATGCCACCTCGACCTCGACACCGTTGTTCTTCGCGCAGGCCGTCGGCCGTTTTGTGCGCGCTCGCAAACGTGGCGAAACGGCCTCGATCTTCCTGCCCTCGGTGCCACAGCTAATGGGGCTAGCGAACGAGCTGGAGCTCGAACGCGATCACGCACTCGACCGGCCAGAGCAGGAAGCCGACGGTTTTCAGACCGAGGATGCCGAGATGCTTGAGGCAAATCGGGAAGAGAAAGCTTCAGATGGCCAGCAGAAGTCTGCCTTCGAAGCATTGGAGTCACAGGCATCTTTTGATCGAGTACTTTTCGACGGCGGCGAATTCGGCCATGCGGGCGAGATTGGTAGCGAGGAAGAGCAAGATTTCCTGGGCATCCCAGGTTTGCTCGACGCGGACCAAGTGGCGACGCTGCTGCGGCAGCGACAGGCCGAGCAGGTCAGCCGGCGTCGGACCAAACCGCAGCCCCAGGCCGCGGCTATCCCGGATCACCGGCAGTTGATGGACTTGCGTAATGAACTGGCCAAGAACGTCTCAGCCTGGTCGGCGCGGACCGGGACCCCGCACGGTGTGGTACACACCGAACTACGGAAGCTCTGCGGCGGTCCGGCAGTGGCACAGGCAAACGAGGCGCAGCTAGAAGAGCGCATTAGACGTTTACAGGGCTGGTTCATCGGCCGAAAGTAA
- the nagB gene encoding glucosamine-6-phosphate deaminase: MEVVILSGKEEAGAVAADAIEALFRAKPEAVLGLATGSSPLPIYNELARRHDELGLSFTQAQGFALDEYVGLPVGHPESYREVLRREFTERVDIDPSRVHAPNGAAADLVAACAEYEEAIKLAGGVDLQILGIGTDGHIGFNEPVSSLASRTRIKTLTEQTRADNARFFNSLDEVPHHVVTQGLGTIMEAKHILLIANGGQKAAAVKALIEGPVAAFCPASVLQLHPHVTVLIDEESAVQLELADYYRHTWANKPHWQGL; encoded by the coding sequence GTGGAAGTTGTTATCCTCTCGGGTAAAGAAGAGGCCGGGGCTGTTGCGGCTGACGCTATTGAAGCACTTTTCAGGGCCAAGCCGGAGGCGGTACTCGGTTTGGCAACCGGTTCGTCACCATTGCCGATTTACAACGAACTAGCCCGTCGACACGACGAACTGGGTTTGAGTTTCACTCAAGCTCAAGGGTTTGCACTCGACGAGTACGTTGGCTTGCCGGTCGGGCACCCGGAGTCATACCGCGAAGTGTTACGCCGTGAGTTCACCGAACGGGTGGATATCGACCCTAGCCGGGTACATGCGCCCAACGGTGCTGCCGCCGATCTGGTGGCTGCCTGCGCTGAGTATGAGGAAGCTATTAAGCTTGCCGGTGGTGTCGATCTGCAGATCTTGGGAATCGGCACCGACGGGCACATAGGTTTTAATGAGCCGGTTTCCTCTTTAGCATCGCGCACCAGGATTAAGACTCTCACCGAGCAGACCCGAGCAGATAATGCGCGGTTCTTCAACTCACTCGACGAGGTGCCGCATCATGTGGTCACTCAGGGCCTCGGCACCATCATGGAGGCGAAACACATCTTGTTGATCGCTAATGGTGGGCAAAAGGCTGCCGCTGTTAAAGCGCTGATCGAAGGGCCGGTGGCTGCTTTTTGCCCGGCCTCGGTGCTACAGCTCCATCCGCATGTCACTGTCTTAATCGATGAGGAATCCGCCGTCCAACTGGAACTCGCCGACTACTACCGACACACCTGGGCCAATAAGCCGCATTGGCAGGGGCTCTAG
- a CDS encoding tetratricopeptide repeat protein produces MTESASSAARGAGAPEEKIGANLRGAVDLSALRSAPTEQAPVSQGAPAQGGNQGFAVDATEASFPELVQLSAEVPVVVSMFASWSPQSQSVLATLERLIAAYQGRLLLARANIETFPQLAQAFGVQGVPAVVALVKGQPVPLFNGELGDAETRQYLEELLKVAAANGVDGTLGEAGAQAEEAPLPPLHQEAVDAIDAGNLEAAEAAYRKALAERPADAEAKAGLAQVLLMRRTEGLDAAAADEIRQQAAAQPDEVDAQLAVADLDLIGGHVEDALARVVGFIAAHFGPEREAARVRVLELFEVVGGSDPRVAKARQALARALF; encoded by the coding sequence ATGACTGAATCTGCTTCTTCAGCCGCGCGAGGCGCGGGTGCTCCGGAAGAAAAAATCGGTGCTAATTTGCGCGGCGCGGTCGATCTTTCAGCGTTACGTTCGGCGCCGACCGAACAGGCTCCGGTTTCTCAGGGCGCGCCGGCGCAGGGCGGCAACCAGGGTTTTGCGGTCGATGCTACCGAGGCAAGTTTCCCGGAATTGGTACAGCTTTCCGCCGAGGTGCCGGTGGTCGTGTCAATGTTCGCAAGCTGGTCGCCGCAATCCCAATCGGTGCTGGCCACTTTGGAACGGCTCATCGCCGCTTATCAGGGACGCTTGCTGCTCGCCCGAGCGAATATTGAGACCTTTCCGCAGCTCGCTCAGGCCTTTGGTGTGCAAGGAGTCCCAGCTGTTGTGGCACTGGTGAAGGGGCAACCCGTACCGCTGTTCAACGGTGAGCTTGGCGACGCGGAAACTCGGCAGTACTTGGAGGAACTGCTTAAAGTAGCGGCCGCCAACGGCGTCGATGGCACTCTGGGTGAGGCCGGTGCGCAGGCAGAGGAAGCGCCGTTGCCGCCCTTGCATCAAGAGGCGGTTGACGCCATTGATGCGGGAAATCTGGAAGCGGCTGAAGCGGCTTATCGAAAGGCACTTGCTGAGCGACCTGCCGACGCTGAAGCCAAAGCGGGGCTCGCACAGGTGCTGCTGATGCGACGAACCGAAGGTTTAGATGCTGCAGCTGCCGATGAAATTCGACAGCAAGCGGCCGCCCAGCCCGACGAGGTGGATGCTCAGCTGGCGGTGGCCGACCTCGATCTGATCGGAGGTCACGTGGAAGACGCGCTGGCTCGGGTGGTTGGTTTTATCGCCGCGCACTTCGGCCCGGAACGTGAGGCGGCCCGAGTACGAGTGCTTGAGCTCTTCGAAGTGGTCGGTGGCAGCGATCCACGGGTAGCGAAGGCGCGCCAAGCACTCGCCCGGGCCCTGTTCTAA
- a CDS encoding DUF3039 domain-containing protein, with the protein MSLPPDPFENDPGSSSPGGSTATLERTEQREELEPGDSERFAHYVRKEKILESALSGEPVIALCGKVWVPGRDPNKFPVCPDCKAIYDGLRPGKSDKDKDKK; encoded by the coding sequence ATGAGTTTGCCTCCCGATCCCTTTGAAAACGATCCCGGTAGTAGCTCTCCCGGTGGCTCCACGGCGACGTTGGAGCGCACTGAACAACGTGAAGAACTGGAGCCCGGGGATAGTGAACGCTTTGCTCATTATGTGCGCAAAGAGAAAATCCTTGAATCGGCTCTCAGCGGCGAGCCCGTGATCGCGCTCTGCGGAAAAGTGTGGGTGCCGGGGCGGGACCCTAATAAGTTTCCGGTCTGCCCGGATTGCAAAGCGATCTATGATGGCCTGCGGCCTGGTAAATCAGACAAAGATAAAGACAAAAAGTAG
- a CDS encoding DUF2017 family protein: protein MSREFVVTQDSIIGGIGESERRLFQGIFSSVIEILEPVDEATADPLEALVGWDQEISAPEDPALRRLLPDGVAENPEEALELRRLTERSVRQSKVGALRAASLMFDSEELRLSLAQAELLARALNDVRLVLAERLNLHSAEAVELLTEQLVEPAEAGEADSETNSEAESEEDVLGVIFRFASALHGALVHAMLRLRQTQQSDEHLGSSGREDEE from the coding sequence ATGAGTAGAGAATTCGTTGTCACTCAAGACAGCATTATTGGCGGCATAGGGGAGAGCGAACGCAGGCTTTTTCAGGGGATTTTTTCCTCCGTGATTGAAATTCTGGAGCCGGTTGATGAAGCCACCGCCGATCCGCTGGAGGCGCTGGTCGGCTGGGATCAAGAAATCTCTGCACCCGAGGATCCGGCGCTGCGTCGATTACTTCCCGACGGAGTTGCTGAGAACCCGGAGGAGGCGCTGGAACTCCGACGGTTGACCGAGCGTTCGGTGCGGCAAAGCAAGGTGGGTGCGCTCCGGGCGGCCAGTTTGATGTTTGATTCCGAGGAACTCAGACTGAGCCTAGCGCAGGCAGAGCTGCTCGCTAGGGCGCTCAATGATGTTCGGCTGGTGCTTGCTGAAAGGCTGAACCTGCACTCCGCCGAAGCGGTTGAATTGTTAACCGAGCAACTTGTGGAACCTGCTGAAGCCGGTGAAGCAGACTCGGAAACCAACTCGGAAGCGGAGTCTGAAGAAGACGTGCTAGGCGTGATCTTCCGGTTCGCCTCCGCCCTGCACGGCGCACTAGTGCACGCGATGCTCAGATTGCGGCAGACTCAGCAAAGCGATGAGCACCTTGGCAGCAGCGGCCGGGAGGATGAAGAATGA
- a CDS encoding nicotinate phosphoribosyltransferase, which produces MISINSRTSLFTDHYELTMLQAALHSGRAMRPSVFEAFARRLPDGRRYGVVGGTGRLLEGIMNFRFEEAELDFLATQQVVDQQTLDFLANFRFSGNIYGYAEGEVYFPNSPILIVESTFAEACILETYILSVLNHDSAIASAASRMTAAAGGRPCIEMGSRRTHEEAAVAAARAAVIAGFASTSNLEAGLRYGVPTVGTAAHSFTLLHDSEREAFQAQLASQGVGTTLLVDTYDVNEAVRTAVELAGPELGAVRLDSGDLIAQAHEVRALLDSLGNENTRIVVTSDLDEYAIAALAAAPVDSYGVGTSLVTGSGAPTAGMVYKLVSRANDEGDFVSVAKAAKNKTSVGGRKYALRRRSPEGRAVQELIGIGHRPQDDGDDRALMNDFVVNGVLVDGWTGNAGVQRATARHQASTAELPSSWRRLQKGEPVIPTEYES; this is translated from the coding sequence GTGATCTCCATCAACTCGCGCACCTCGTTATTCACTGACCACTACGAACTGACCATGTTGCAAGCAGCTTTGCACTCGGGCCGGGCCATGCGTCCTAGCGTTTTCGAGGCTTTCGCCCGGAGGCTGCCAGATGGCCGCCGTTACGGCGTGGTAGGCGGCACCGGACGGCTGCTCGAGGGGATCATGAACTTCCGTTTTGAGGAAGCCGAACTGGACTTTTTGGCGACGCAACAGGTCGTCGATCAACAAACCCTCGACTTCCTGGCGAACTTCCGTTTTTCCGGAAATATTTACGGCTACGCCGAAGGCGAAGTCTATTTTCCTAACTCGCCAATTTTGATCGTCGAATCGACCTTCGCGGAAGCATGCATCTTGGAGACGTACATCCTCTCGGTGCTGAATCACGATAGTGCGATTGCCTCGGCGGCTTCCCGGATGACCGCAGCGGCGGGTGGCCGGCCTTGCATCGAAATGGGCTCCCGTCGCACTCATGAGGAAGCAGCGGTGGCCGCCGCTCGGGCCGCTGTGATCGCTGGCTTCGCCAGTACCTCGAACCTCGAGGCAGGGCTGCGCTACGGAGTGCCAACGGTAGGCACCGCGGCGCATTCCTTCACCCTGCTGCACGACTCCGAGCGCGAAGCGTTCCAGGCCCAGCTCGCTTCACAGGGCGTCGGAACCACCCTGTTGGTCGATACCTATGACGTGAACGAGGCGGTGCGCACAGCGGTTGAGCTTGCCGGGCCGGAACTCGGTGCGGTGCGCTTGGATTCCGGTGATCTGATCGCCCAAGCCCACGAAGTGCGAGCTCTACTCGACTCGCTAGGGAACGAAAACACCAGGATTGTAGTGACCTCCGATCTGGATGAGTACGCAATCGCCGCGCTGGCTGCTGCTCCAGTCGATTCCTACGGCGTTGGCACCTCCTTGGTTACCGGTTCCGGCGCGCCGACCGCGGGGATGGTCTATAAGTTGGTCAGTCGGGCCAACGACGAGGGCGATTTCGTTTCGGTTGCCAAGGCCGCGAAAAACAAAACCAGCGTGGGTGGCCGCAAATACGCCTTACGTCGGCGCTCCCCCGAGGGACGCGCAGTGCAGGAACTGATTGGTATTGGTCACCGCCCACAAGACGACGGCGACGATCGTGCCTTAATGAACGACTTCGTGGTCAATGGCGTGCTGGTCGACGGTTGGACCGGCAATGCGGGTGTCCAGCGAGCGACCGCACGTCACCAGGCCTCAACAGCAGAATTACCCAGTTCGTGGCGACGCCTGCAAAAGGGCGAGCCAGTGATCCCCACCGAATACGAGTCCTAG
- the thrS gene encoding threonine--tRNA ligase, with product MEQQHLDHREFGSELDLFASHPLVGPGLPLWLPAGAVIRSELEKLAAEEALRSGAQRVYSPVLAKRELYELSGHWQKFSEDMFPVLKVGQQELVLRPANCPHHAMIYASRPHSWRDLPVRYAELGAMFRSELSGVLSGLSRVRQINLDDCHVFCTPNQARQEVVRAIQAIQRGYQILDLQVDYYRLSARGPESLGESEQWDQAEALLESVLQELALPYRRVEGEAAFYGPKIDAQFIDAAGKEETISTVQFDFVQPERFGLKYIAEDGAARQPLMIHRGLFGSMERMISLLLEKYQAQLPPWLAPIQLVLLPIGEAQLAAAESAAESLAGQGVRVDLELEGSLGSRIRKARNNRVPWIAVIGAREAESGTVNLSLPKLGVDRELAVDELILSLSKNLAERSSSPSL from the coding sequence ATGGAACAACAACATCTTGATCATCGCGAGTTCGGCAGCGAGCTGGATCTCTTCGCCTCACATCCCTTGGTCGGCCCGGGGCTGCCGCTCTGGCTACCCGCTGGCGCGGTAATCCGTTCGGAACTCGAAAAACTTGCGGCCGAGGAGGCGCTGCGTAGCGGAGCTCAGCGGGTCTACTCCCCCGTCCTCGCCAAACGCGAACTCTACGAGCTCAGTGGGCACTGGCAGAAATTCTCCGAGGATATGTTCCCGGTGCTCAAGGTGGGCCAGCAGGAACTAGTGCTACGCCCTGCGAACTGCCCACATCACGCGATGATCTATGCTTCTAGACCTCATTCTTGGCGCGATTTGCCGGTGCGCTATGCCGAGTTGGGCGCGATGTTCAGAAGTGAACTCTCCGGAGTGCTTTCTGGCTTGAGCCGGGTGCGGCAAATCAATTTGGACGATTGCCATGTCTTCTGCACCCCAAATCAAGCCCGTCAGGAAGTGGTTCGCGCCATCCAGGCAATTCAACGTGGCTACCAAATCCTGGATCTCCAGGTTGATTACTACCGGCTCTCTGCCCGTGGGCCAGAGTCTCTGGGGGAATCGGAACAGTGGGATCAGGCGGAAGCTCTACTGGAAAGTGTCTTACAGGAACTGGCTCTGCCCTATCGTCGGGTGGAAGGTGAAGCAGCTTTCTACGGGCCGAAGATCGACGCGCAATTCATTGACGCCGCTGGCAAAGAAGAAACCATCTCCACCGTGCAATTCGACTTTGTGCAACCCGAGCGTTTCGGCTTGAAGTACATTGCCGAGGATGGTGCAGCGCGGCAGCCGCTGATGATCCACCGCGGGCTCTTCGGCTCGATGGAACGAATGATTTCCTTGTTGTTGGAGAAGTACCAAGCGCAGCTTCCGCCGTGGCTCGCCCCGATTCAGCTCGTGCTGCTGCCGATTGGTGAGGCGCAGCTGGCCGCTGCGGAGTCTGCGGCTGAGAGCTTAGCCGGTCAGGGGGTGCGGGTCGATCTTGAACTCGAGGGCAGTTTGGGCTCCCGGATCCGAAAAGCAAGGAATAACCGGGTGCCGTGGATCGCGGTGATCGGTGCTCGGGAGGCAGAGTCAGGAACCGTCAACCTTTCGCTGCCGAAGCTCGGCGTTGACCGTGAACTAGCGGTCGATGAGCTAATCCTCTCACTGAGCAAAAACCTAGCCGAACGCTCGAGTTCCCCGTCGCTCTAA
- a CDS encoding AI-2E family transporter, translating to MSTEENVESSGQHPTPEASTAEPKGGPLGKLIHKLGKPLQDKQDSQSKAEQLQTEPTTDDKPSAAKSKAAKTASTGVIHRPIYLGFMFTLGVGIALGLYFIASNVTQLLIWMLTALFIALGLDPVVRFLQARKIPRPAGIAITLVVLVAAVGGFFATLIPTIVDQTTQLVQSAPGWIQDFLNSDFFKQVDSQFNIRDRLNDEVQKFFANSQAVGGVFGSVVNVGNTVANGLFGTLIVVVLSLYFLASLPAMKRWAYQLAPRSRRPRVEELSEEITRSVGNYVIGQAAVAVLNAIFAFIVMSILGVPFSILLAFLVALLAFIPLVGGVIALALVSLVALTNSWQTAVLYLVLYAIYLQFEAYFVSPRIMQRAVSVPGAVVVIAVIAGGSLLGVLGALIAIPTAAAIMLLIKEIFIRRQNQR from the coding sequence GTGAGTACCGAAGAGAACGTCGAAAGCTCTGGGCAGCACCCGACCCCGGAGGCCTCGACGGCCGAGCCTAAGGGCGGCCCGCTGGGAAAGCTGATCCACAAGCTTGGCAAACCGCTACAAGATAAGCAAGATTCACAATCTAAAGCTGAGCAGCTTCAGACAGAGCCGACGACTGATGACAAACCCTCAGCGGCCAAATCAAAGGCTGCTAAAACGGCGAGCACGGGGGTCATCCACCGGCCGATCTACTTAGGCTTTATGTTCACCCTGGGCGTTGGTATTGCGCTTGGACTGTACTTCATTGCCTCCAATGTCACCCAGCTGCTGATCTGGATGCTAACCGCGCTCTTCATTGCGCTCGGACTCGATCCGGTGGTGCGTTTCCTGCAAGCCCGGAAGATCCCGCGGCCCGCCGGTATAGCCATCACTCTGGTGGTTTTGGTTGCCGCTGTCGGCGGATTCTTTGCCACCCTCATTCCAACCATCGTTGACCAGACCACCCAATTGGTACAAAGCGCTCCGGGCTGGATTCAAGATTTCCTTAATTCGGATTTCTTCAAGCAGGTTGATAGCCAGTTCAACATCCGTGATCGACTCAATGATGAGGTGCAAAAATTCTTCGCTAACTCACAGGCCGTCGGCGGAGTATTCGGCAGCGTGGTCAATGTCGGCAATACCGTAGCTAACGGTCTTTTCGGCACTCTGATCGTGGTGGTGCTGAGTCTTTATTTCCTGGCCTCGCTACCTGCTATGAAGCGCTGGGCCTATCAGCTCGCACCACGCTCGCGGCGGCCCCGCGTCGAGGAATTGAGCGAAGAAATCACCCGTTCCGTTGGCAACTATGTGATCGGCCAGGCTGCGGTGGCGGTGCTCAACGCAATCTTTGCTTTTATTGTGATGTCGATTCTCGGTGTGCCATTTAGCATCCTGTTGGCATTCCTGGTCGCGCTGCTCGCCTTCATTCCCTTGGTTGGCGGCGTCATTGCCCTGGCCCTGGTCAGCCTGGTGGCACTGACCAATAGCTGGCAAACCGCGGTGCTCTACCTGGTGCTCTACGCGATCTATTTGCAGTTCGAGGCTTACTTCGTCTCGCCCCGCATCATGCAGCGCGCTGTCTCGGTGCCGGGCGCCGTGGTAGTAATCGCAGTAATTGCCGGCGGCAGCTTGCTAGGTGTACTGGGCGCACTGATTGCCATTCCTACCGCAGCGGCAATCATGCTGCTGATCAAAGAGATCTTCATTCGACGGCAAAATCAGCGCTAA
- the clpS gene encoding ATP-dependent Clp protease adapter ClpS — protein sequence MSTSTLSEVAAESSALEAAASAAPWLLVVWDDPINTMEYVEYVFQSYFNYPQKRARALMLQVHRSGQAVVSEGSREKAETDLMAMHSYGLQATVRQGGHE from the coding sequence ATGAGTACTAGTACTTTGTCCGAGGTTGCCGCAGAAAGTTCTGCCTTAGAGGCCGCCGCTAGCGCTGCGCCCTGGCTGCTGGTGGTCTGGGATGATCCGATCAATACGATGGAATACGTTGAGTACGTTTTTCAGAGCTACTTCAACTACCCCCAGAAGCGCGCCAGAGCCTTGATGCTGCAGGTTCACCGCTCTGGCCAAGCGGTGGTCTCCGAGGGATCCCGGGAGAAAGCTGAAACCGATCTGATGGCAATGCATTCCTATGGTTTGCAGGCTACCGTGCGTCAAGGTGGACATGAGTAG